The Oryzias melastigma strain HK-1 linkage group LG6, ASM292280v2, whole genome shotgun sequence genome includes a window with the following:
- the LOC112151879 gene encoding uncharacterized protein LOC112151879 has product MSRQEEVEPGQGSLVWAEFLPEEGVLLLRVLTPEEVFRLIYGSIGQTMEIKLSTLRDELSPEIVDNAIQGIVQGLTGESESSSRSPLTPQKGKLCRSAMWEKIKQLYHKLNLFEPSMGGACGMKLPTPKLKRPKRKGRQKKASEKKTSEPDLEEEEEEEQVTGCFLRFVSYLEPDVTSEEKGQDIVRGS; this is encoded by the exons ATGTCAAGGCAAGAGGAAGTAGAACCCGGACAGGGGAGCCTCGTGTGGGCGGAATTCCTCCCTGAGGAGGGAGTCCTCCTCTTGAGGGTCCTGACGCCGGAAGAAGTGTTCCGGTTAATCTACGGATCCATCGGCCAGACGATGGAGATTAAACTGTCTACGTTGAGAGATGAGCTCAGTCCAGAGATCGTCGACAACGCGATACAAGGCATCGTCCAGGGACTCACCGGAGAAAGCGAAAGCAGTAGCCGGAGTCCCCTCACGCCCCAGAAAGGCAAACTCTGCAGGAGCGCTATGTGGGAAAAGATCAAACAGCTTTACCACAAACTGAACCTGTTCGAGCCCTCTATGGGCGGAGCTTGCGGGATGAAATTACCGACCCCGAAGCTTAAACGACCCAAAAGAAAGGGGCGTCAGAAAAAAGcctcagaaaaaaagacatcagaACCTGAtctggaagaagaagaggaggaggagcaagtTACAGGATGCTTCTTAAG GTTCGTTTCTTATCTCGAGCCAGATGTCACCTCGGAAGAGAAAGGCCAAGATATTGTACGTGGCtcctag
- the si:ch211-216l23.2 gene encoding nuclear receptor coactivator 5 isoform X1 — MSAWAKSAVGALRPSSSSNGSAQQLRLFRRAAPYPTREERSSELKDALDSYEELEQMQNFGGSAKKFEGYKPQQSSAKSEVCTPSDRRKALYQKFYKQVQEEKKPADCVVLSITNECPEYPKSLSQCLQERGLSVEMLYLQAESGLTRALQDVRADGSPLCILVEQKNIALSSCTVIIFSESLKIHRNMPKEQAMELVQAEYSRRMVKDRSPRDPADIAAQASQLLDDFLVREKVERHVVPTEVRQLLRLLAEGVHVYPEELEIISEYVSSRQNYVQVSNVEVDGGNASPSTLGKPPPLLPTPPRPLQPQSASLAGSLLGEHSPSLPLPLLPSPGSHLKTKPPPLLSLHGLSGAPISRGPLLSHNPYGGPGIPRGPLLSHVPPFHMGLRGPHGPRMPLPALKSSRPPLLATPGIPRLAGPRH, encoded by the exons atgtcaGCCTGGGCGAAGTCAGCTGTGGGCGCGCTGCGGCCCTCAAGTAGCTCAAACGGGAG TGCTCAACAGCTTCGTTTGTTCCGGAGAGCAGCTCCGTACCCGACCAGGGAGGAGCGGAGCAGCGAGCTGAAGGATGCTCTGGACAG TTATGAGGAATTAGAACAAATGCAGAACTTTGGTGGCAGTGCAAAGAAGTTTGAGGGATATAAGCCGCAGCAGTCATCTG CTAAGTCGGAGGTGTGCACTCCGTCAGACAGACGCAAAGCTCTGTACCAGAAGTTCTACAAGCAGGTCCAGGAGGAGAAGAAGCCGGCCGACTGCGTCGTCCTCTCCATCACCAACGAGTGTCC GGAATACCCCAAATCGCTAAGCCAGTGCTTGCAGGAGCGCGGCCTGTCAGTGGAAATGCTCTACCTCCAAGCGGAATCAGGCCTGACCCGGGCCTTGCAGGATGTCCGAGCAGATGGCTCGCCGTTATGTATACTGGTGGAGCAGAAAAACATAGCTCTGTCCTCCTGCACTGTTATCATTTTCTCAGAGTCCCTCAAAA TCCATCGCAACATGCCCAAAGAGCAAGCCATGGAGCTGGTCCAGGCGGAGTACAGCCGCAGGATGGTCAAAGACCGCTCCCCAAGGGACCCCGCCGACATCGCGGCGCAGGCGTCTCAGCTGCTTGACGACTTTTTGGTTCGAGAGAAAGTTGAGCGCCACGTCGTTCCCACCGAAGTCCGGCAGCTGCTGCGGCTGTTGGCGGAGGGCGTGCACGTGTACCCCGAAGAGCTGGAGATCATCTCCGAGTACGTCAGCTCACGGCAGAACTACGTTCAAG TCTCAAACGTGGAGGTGGACGGGGGAAACGCCTCTCCTTCAACACTGGGGAAACCGCCTCCTCTGCTTCCCACCCCGCCACGCCCTTTACAGCCACAGTCGGCATCTTTAGCAGGAAGCCTCCTGGGGGAGCACTCCCCTTCTCTACCGCTGCCACTCCTACCTTCACCAG GTTCTCACCTCAAAACCAAGCCTCCCCCTCTGCTCTCTCTGCATGGACTGTCGGGGGCCCCCATCTCTCGCGGCCCCCTGCTCTCACACAATCCTTACGGCGGTCCCGGTATTCCTCGAGGACCCCTGCTTTCTCACGTCCCTCCGTTCCACATGGGCCTCCGAGGCCCCCATGGTCCTCGAATGCCCCTTCCCGCCTTGAAGAGCTCCCGTCCTCCACTTCTGGCCACTCCAG GGATTCCTCGCCTGGCGGGCCCGCGGCACTGA
- the LOC112151880 gene encoding protein ANTAGONIST OF LIKE HETEROCHROMATIN PROTEIN 1, translated as MSLHFRYARSQVVLRHHCAPRFVLDLKMEEAARSAALFCSVILSVSTPLLGGQLSELCQLQAAVLRRSRAQEALDRDRRRRQYLRRRRAFLLSSIAGILSVLSTTRRHIWARRRIRGENFWATAQSYDEDAWKAQFRMSRSTFDHLVKLIGPAIQRRRTNYRAPIEPRRRLAITLWWFARSGEYRSIADTFGVGIATVCIIVRQVTSAIVDLLYGRFVSLPTGPQLDETIRAFADRCYPQCAGAIGSTHIPIAPPRDNPDHYANGWGWHSVILQGVVDHRLRFTDVYAGWPGSNSSASVLSSSDLYLKAEDRPDGYLFPREKSILSSGVEIPVHLIGDLSFPLRPWLMKGYSNEHRLSPEQRRFTFTLASARSVVDAAFMRLKGRWRCLLKKSDIDVSMMPRVVTACCILHNICEQQGDAFLPEWSIQMAPSGQFLIQPDIVPYQGETYGPAEVVRCTIANNLLSILQR; from the exons atgtcgctgcattttcggtatgcACGGTCGCAGGTCGTGTTACGTCATCATTGTGCGCCgcggtttgttttggatttgaaGATGGAGGAGGCGGCGCGGTCCGCAGCCCTCTTCTGCTCCGTAATCTTGTCGGTCTCCACCCCGCTGCTCGGGGGTCAGCTGTCCGAGCTGTGCCAGCTCCAGGCGGCCGTGCTGAGGCGGAGCCGGGCGCAGGAGGCTTTGGACCGAGACCGGCGGCGGCGCCAGTACTTGCGACGGAGGAGAGCCTTCCTGCTGTCCTCCATCGCTGGGATCCTCAGCGTCTTGTCCACCACCCGCAGACACATCTGGGCCCGCCGACGGATAAGAGGCGAGAACTTTTGGGCCACGGCGCAGTCATACGACGAGGATGCGTGGAAGGCGCAGTTTCGCATGTCCCGGTCGACGTTCGACCACCTAGTAAAACTGATCGGACCGGCTATCCAGCGCCGCCGGACCAACTACCGGGCGCCCATCGAGCCGCGCCGCCGCTTGGCCATCACGCTGTGGTGGTTCGCCCGGTCCGGGGAGTACCGCTCCATCGCGGACACGTTCGGGGTGGGCATCGCCACCGTGTGCATCATCGTGCGGCAGGTCACGTCGGCTATCGTGGATCTGCTGTACGGCCGCTTCGTGTCGCTTCCGACCGGACCACAGCTGGACGAAACCATTCGAGCCTTCGCGGACCGCTGCTACCCGCAGTGCGCAGGCGCCATAGGCTCCACGCACATCCCCATCGCCCCCCCGCGGGACAACCCGGACCACTATGCGAACGGATGGGGCTGGCACTCCGTCATCCTGCAGGGCGTGGTGGACCACCGGCTCCG GTTCACAGACGTGTACGCGGGCTGGCCCGGCAGCAACAGCAGTGCCTCCGTACTGTCCAGTTCGGACCTGTACCTGAAAGCTGAGGACCGCCCAGATGGTTACCTGTTCCCCAGAGAG aAGTCCATCCTGTCCAGCGGCGTGGAGATCCCTGTCCATTTGATCGGCGACCTCTCCTTCCCTCTGAGGCCTTGGCTGATGAAAGGCTACAGCAATGAGCATCGGTTGTCCCCAGAGCAACGCCGCTTCACCTTCACCCTGGCGTCGGCACGCTCCGTGGTAGACGCCGCCTTCATGAGGCTGAAAGGGCGCTGGAGGTGCCTGCTGAAGAAGAGCGACATTGATGTCTCCATGATGCCGAGAGTGGTGACCGCCTGCTGCATCCTGCACAACATCTGCGAGCAGCAAGGAGATGCCTTCCTGCCAGAGTGGAGCATACAGATGGCACCGTCTGGACAATTTCTGATCCAGCCAGACATTGTACCATACCAGGGAGAAACATACGGACCGGCTGAGGTGGTCCGGTGCACCATCGCCAACAACCTGCTGTCCATCCTGCAGCGCTGA
- the si:ch211-216l23.2 gene encoding nuclear receptor coactivator 5 isoform X2: MSAWAKSAVGALRPSSSSNGSAQQLRLFRRAAPYPTREERSSELKDALDSYEELEQMQNFGGSAKKFEGYKPQQSSAKSEVCTPSDRRKALYQKFYKQVQEEKKPADCVVLSITNECPEYPKSLSQCLQERGLSVEMLYLQAESGLTRALQDVRADGSPLCILVEQKNIALSSCTVIIFSESLKIHRNMPKEQAMELVQAEYSRRMVKDRSPRDPADIAAQASQLLDDFLVREKVERHVVPTEVRQLLRLLAEGVHVYPEELEIISEYVSSRQNYVQGSHLKTKPPPLLSLHGLSGAPISRGPLLSHNPYGGPGIPRGPLLSHVPPFHMGLRGPHGPRMPLPALKSSRPPLLATPGIPRLAGPRH; encoded by the exons atgtcaGCCTGGGCGAAGTCAGCTGTGGGCGCGCTGCGGCCCTCAAGTAGCTCAAACGGGAG TGCTCAACAGCTTCGTTTGTTCCGGAGAGCAGCTCCGTACCCGACCAGGGAGGAGCGGAGCAGCGAGCTGAAGGATGCTCTGGACAG TTATGAGGAATTAGAACAAATGCAGAACTTTGGTGGCAGTGCAAAGAAGTTTGAGGGATATAAGCCGCAGCAGTCATCTG CTAAGTCGGAGGTGTGCACTCCGTCAGACAGACGCAAAGCTCTGTACCAGAAGTTCTACAAGCAGGTCCAGGAGGAGAAGAAGCCGGCCGACTGCGTCGTCCTCTCCATCACCAACGAGTGTCC GGAATACCCCAAATCGCTAAGCCAGTGCTTGCAGGAGCGCGGCCTGTCAGTGGAAATGCTCTACCTCCAAGCGGAATCAGGCCTGACCCGGGCCTTGCAGGATGTCCGAGCAGATGGCTCGCCGTTATGTATACTGGTGGAGCAGAAAAACATAGCTCTGTCCTCCTGCACTGTTATCATTTTCTCAGAGTCCCTCAAAA TCCATCGCAACATGCCCAAAGAGCAAGCCATGGAGCTGGTCCAGGCGGAGTACAGCCGCAGGATGGTCAAAGACCGCTCCCCAAGGGACCCCGCCGACATCGCGGCGCAGGCGTCTCAGCTGCTTGACGACTTTTTGGTTCGAGAGAAAGTTGAGCGCCACGTCGTTCCCACCGAAGTCCGGCAGCTGCTGCGGCTGTTGGCGGAGGGCGTGCACGTGTACCCCGAAGAGCTGGAGATCATCTCCGAGTACGTCAGCTCACGGCAGAACTACGTTCAAG GTTCTCACCTCAAAACCAAGCCTCCCCCTCTGCTCTCTCTGCATGGACTGTCGGGGGCCCCCATCTCTCGCGGCCCCCTGCTCTCACACAATCCTTACGGCGGTCCCGGTATTCCTCGAGGACCCCTGCTTTCTCACGTCCCTCCGTTCCACATGGGCCTCCGAGGCCCCCATGGTCCTCGAATGCCCCTTCCCGCCTTGAAGAGCTCCCGTCCTCCACTTCTGGCCACTCCAG GGATTCCTCGCCTGGCGGGCCCGCGGCACTGA